The Prosthecobacter algae genome has a segment encoding these proteins:
- a CDS encoding RNA-binding protein codes for MNTKMYVGNLPFTAMESELRALFNDYGTVTDMHLPMDHATGRPRGFAFVTMDSAMAMNEAITALNGKDFGGRALTINEARPKEDRPAYSGGGGGGGSRGGKGGYGGGGGGGRY; via the coding sequence ATGAATACCAAAATGTATGTGGGCAACCTGCCCTTCACAGCTATGGAGTCCGAACTCCGTGCTCTCTTCAATGACTACGGCACCGTGACCGATATGCACCTGCCGATGGATCATGCCACCGGTCGCCCGCGTGGTTTCGCTTTTGTGACCATGGACTCCGCAATGGCCATGAACGAGGCCATCACGGCCCTCAACGGCAAAGATTTCGGTGGTCGCGCCCTGACCATCAATGAAGCCCGTCCGAAAGAAGATCGCCCTGCCTATTCCGGTGGTGGTGGTGGCGGCGGCAGCCGTGGCGGCAAAGGTGGTTACGGTGGTGGCGGCGGCGGTGGCCGTTACTAG
- a CDS encoding FAD-dependent oxidoreductase → MKKLLCLALFLTVRLYAATESQVLVYGATPGGFCAAIAAAREGATVILLEPTDHVGGVNTGGLSFSDSNQTVRSTVMGLFDEWHSRIEKDYQQRGVTLPYKVSEKDNKVWTYEPSVAMRITRQMLDEAKVQVLTQQVLKSVTKNGPRITALQTTGGEYKARVFIDATYEGDLLAAAGVSWTIGREGRKEYGESLAGKQYPKTNMPISGFDAAGKPLPLITTTDAGPEEEGDKNVMVYSFRLCLTKDPANRVPFPKPASYDPARFEAVRRYYAAEKRPHLLWDLYPLPNQKFDANNGIGKQFSMGLVGACNGWSEADQAGREQSWEAHKQYTLELYQFLTTDPAVPEHLRTQLSEYGLCKDEFEAYGHWSPQLYVREGRRMKGLYVVSQKDILDQPEKEDPVVVSSFPIDSHDCQRVALKDGGVVNEGTIYPVRITGRKHGFAYHIPYRSLLPKGEECDNLLVPVALSCTHVGISSIRVEPTWMILGQSAGVAAALSAKQDVAVQALSYPVLKERLLAQKQVLDLPVLAPLPPAPVTPMNVDPATLKGIILDDADAELKGAWSHSTGFKPHVGRGYRHDEQRGDGQVSALFRFDVPEAGKYDLRMAYSAHETRAKKVPVEVVNGGRSVKLTADQTLPLPQGEVFRSLGTVELSKGETTLQIRNQGTEGFVILDALQLLKAD, encoded by the coding sequence ATGAAGAAACTGCTCTGTCTCGCCCTCTTCCTCACTGTCAGGCTCTACGCCGCCACCGAATCTCAGGTGCTGGTCTATGGGGCCACCCCCGGTGGATTCTGTGCAGCCATCGCCGCTGCCCGCGAAGGGGCCACCGTGATCCTGCTGGAGCCGACGGACCATGTGGGGGGCGTGAATACCGGGGGACTGAGTTTCAGCGACTCCAACCAGACCGTGCGCAGCACCGTCATGGGCCTCTTTGATGAATGGCACAGCCGCATTGAAAAAGACTATCAGCAGCGTGGCGTCACGCTGCCCTATAAGGTGAGCGAAAAGGACAACAAAGTGTGGACCTATGAGCCCAGCGTGGCCATGCGCATCACCCGGCAGATGCTGGATGAGGCCAAGGTGCAGGTGCTGACCCAACAGGTCCTCAAAAGTGTGACCAAGAATGGCCCACGCATCACTGCCCTGCAAACTACCGGCGGCGAATACAAAGCCCGCGTTTTCATTGATGCCACCTATGAAGGGGATCTGCTGGCCGCAGCCGGGGTTAGCTGGACCATTGGCCGCGAAGGCCGCAAGGAATACGGGGAATCCCTGGCCGGGAAGCAGTACCCGAAGACCAACATGCCCATCTCCGGCTTTGACGCCGCAGGCAAGCCGCTGCCGCTCATCACCACCACCGACGCCGGGCCTGAGGAAGAAGGCGACAAGAATGTCATGGTGTACAGCTTCCGCCTTTGCCTGACCAAAGACCCCGCCAACCGCGTGCCTTTCCCGAAACCGGCCAGCTATGATCCGGCCCGCTTTGAGGCCGTGCGCCGCTATTACGCTGCTGAAAAGCGCCCGCATCTGTTGTGGGACCTTTACCCCCTGCCTAACCAAAAGTTCGATGCGAACAACGGCATCGGCAAGCAGTTCTCCATGGGCCTCGTGGGCGCCTGCAATGGCTGGAGTGAGGCCGACCAGGCCGGACGCGAACAGAGCTGGGAAGCCCACAAGCAGTACACGCTGGAGCTTTATCAGTTCCTCACCACCGATCCCGCCGTGCCGGAGCACCTGCGTACGCAGCTCAGCGAATATGGCCTGTGCAAGGATGAGTTCGAGGCGTACGGCCACTGGTCGCCCCAGCTCTATGTGCGGGAAGGCCGGCGCATGAAGGGGCTGTATGTCGTCAGCCAGAAGGACATCCTGGACCAGCCGGAAAAGGAAGATCCTGTGGTCGTCTCCTCCTTTCCCATTGATTCCCATGACTGCCAGCGTGTGGCCCTGAAGGATGGCGGTGTGGTCAATGAAGGCACCATCTACCCGGTGCGCATCACCGGGCGCAAACATGGCTTTGCTTACCACATTCCTTACCGCAGCCTGCTGCCGAAAGGTGAGGAGTGCGACAACCTGCTGGTGCCGGTGGCCCTTTCCTGCACCCATGTGGGCATCTCCTCCATCCGGGTGGAGCCCACCTGGATGATCCTGGGCCAGAGTGCAGGTGTGGCGGCAGCGCTTTCTGCCAAACAGGACGTGGCCGTGCAGGCCCTGTCGTACCCGGTTCTCAAGGAACGCCTGCTGGCGCAGAAACAGGTGCTGGATCTGCCCGTGCTCGCCCCATTGCCCCCGGCACCTGTCACCCCGATGAATGTGGACCCGGCGACGCTGAAAGGCATTATCCTGGACGATGCGGATGCCGAACTGAAAGGTGCGTGGAGCCACTCCACAGGCTTCAAGCCCCATGTGGGCCGCGGCTACCGGCATGATGAGCAGCGGGGCGACGGCCAGGTCTCCGCCCTCTTTCGTTTTGATGTGCCCGAGGCGGGCAAATACGATCTGCGCATGGCCTACTCGGCCCATGAAACGCGTGCTAAGAAAGTGCCGGTGGAAGTCGTGAATGGAGGCCGCAGCGTGAAGCTGACGGCGGATCAGACCTTGCCGCTGCCTCAGGGAGAGGTTTTCCGCAGTCTGGGAACGGTGGAGCTTTCCAAAGGAGAAACCACCCTCCAGATCCGCAACCAGGGGACGGAAGGTTTTGTCATCCTGGATGCCCTGCAACTGCTGAAGGCGGACTAA
- a CDS encoding ABC transporter ATP-binding protein, whose protein sequence is MSDTDSREVILEARELTREFEGVKALDRFSFKLHRGEILGLLGANGAGKTTAMNCMLGLTLPTSGDLFAFGKTLEAHRIEILKKTNFSSAYVSLPGNLKVWQNLTVFAQIYGVPKPKKRIAELLELLEVAHLRDRVTGQLSAGESTRVNLCKAFLNDPELLMLDEPTASLDPDIADKVRKVVRRVQSERNIGILYTSHNMKDIEEVCDRVIFLHKGKIVAEGTPDQIVKKFSENSLEDVFIKIARSGDLEA, encoded by the coding sequence ATGTCAGACACCGACTCGCGCGAAGTCATTTTGGAAGCCCGTGAACTCACCCGAGAATTCGAAGGAGTGAAGGCGCTGGACCGTTTTTCCTTCAAACTGCACCGCGGGGAAATCCTGGGGCTGCTGGGGGCCAATGGCGCGGGCAAGACCACTGCCATGAACTGCATGCTGGGACTCACCCTGCCCACTTCTGGCGACCTTTTTGCCTTTGGCAAAACGCTGGAGGCCCACCGCATCGAGATCCTGAAGAAGACCAACTTTTCCTCCGCCTATGTCAGCCTGCCGGGGAATCTGAAGGTATGGCAAAATTTGACCGTCTTTGCCCAGATCTACGGCGTGCCCAAGCCGAAGAAAAGGATCGCCGAACTGCTGGAACTGCTGGAAGTGGCCCACCTGCGGGATCGGGTGACGGGCCAACTCTCCGCCGGGGAATCCACCCGTGTGAACCTTTGCAAGGCCTTCCTCAATGACCCGGAACTGCTGATGCTGGACGAACCCACCGCCAGCCTGGATCCCGACATCGCCGACAAGGTGCGCAAGGTCGTGCGTCGGGTGCAGAGCGAGCGCAACATCGGCATCCTCTACACTAGCCATAACATGAAGGACATCGAGGAAGTCTGCGACCGGGTGATCTTCCTGCACAAAGGCAAGATCGTGGCCGAAGGGACGCCTGACCAGATCGTGAAGAAGTTCTCCGAAAACTCATTGGAAGACGTGTTCATCAAGATCGCCCGCAGTGGAGATCTGGAGGCCTGA
- a CDS encoding ABC transporter permease: protein MNLRVIWALVLRYIFLYTRNPVRLVEMVFWPVVDLLVWGNLTLFLQRNTTHEFGNYILFLLGAMILWDIMFRAQQGVAISFLEDVWTRNLLNIFVAPVRTSEYLGATFAVGVLRIMVTGVVLGLIAWFGYSFNIFVLEWWLVPFFLNLMLFGWSLGMISTALILRWGQAAESLAWAVPFFIQPAVAVFYPVADMPSWSQPIAWAFPATYIFEGMREVMRTGTMNLTLLTQAFVLNIIYLSAAGGLFLWILRLTRKRGLLTKFATQ, encoded by the coding sequence ATGAATTTGCGTGTCATTTGGGCCTTGGTGCTCCGCTACATCTTTCTCTACACGAGAAACCCAGTCCGCCTGGTAGAAATGGTGTTTTGGCCCGTGGTGGACCTGCTGGTGTGGGGCAACCTGACGCTGTTTTTGCAGCGCAACACGACCCACGAATTCGGCAACTACATCCTCTTCCTTCTGGGGGCGATGATCCTCTGGGACATCATGTTTCGCGCCCAGCAAGGCGTGGCCATTTCCTTCCTGGAAGATGTGTGGACGCGCAACCTGCTGAACATCTTTGTCGCCCCGGTCCGCACCAGCGAATACCTGGGTGCCACCTTTGCCGTGGGCGTGCTGCGCATCATGGTCACGGGGGTCGTCCTGGGCTTGATCGCCTGGTTTGGCTATTCCTTTAATATCTTCGTCCTGGAATGGTGGCTGGTGCCGTTTTTCCTGAACCTGATGCTCTTTGGCTGGTCCCTGGGCATGATCTCCACCGCGCTGATCCTGCGCTGGGGACAGGCGGCGGAATCGCTGGCCTGGGCGGTACCGTTTTTCATCCAGCCAGCCGTGGCCGTCTTTTATCCCGTGGCCGACATGCCTTCCTGGTCCCAGCCCATCGCCTGGGCCTTCCCGGCGACTTACATCTTTGAAGGCATGCGCGAGGTTATGCGCACCGGCACGATGAATCTCACCCTGCTCACCCAGGCTTTCGTGCTGAACATTATCTACCTTTCAGCCGCAGGCGGACTTTTTCTATGGATCCTCCGGCTCACCCGCAAACGCGGTCTGCTGACGAAGTTCGCCACCCAGTAA
- a CDS encoding cation:proton antiporter — MLPRLSPILAAAEGLPPLFTLLAVMLTTVVVVSLLLLRLQQSLLAGYFICGVIVANSGVLDLLGGGESEARIAQMSEFGVMLLMFTLGMEFSLSDLRYVRRLAFVGGGWQMALCGALGGMAAWLGGISITGSILLAVALAMSSTAVSLKSFQDLGLESSTGARMALAVAIFQDLFIIVFFLVLPLLLHEGPADESLWQRIASLLGRGGLFVLLAGVAARWVIPALLNAVTRTRNRELFTLSVIGSCIGLAFIGGLLQLGLALGAFVAGLAVSESIFKHRILADIMPIKDLFLTLFFVSVGLMIDLHVAAVYWKPILALTVMMMVAKAGLITLIARKLGLVHRQALMAGIGLCSAGEFSLVLLQKAGGAGLWDAGMQQTFIASAALSMGLLPALMRAGGPLGAKLEKLGWGKKKPTLPDSAPMRQKMSVMHNHAIICGFGPVGQQLNKSLHDEGVETLVVELNAETVRQLKRQGQAVLFADAAHAETWELTRLAHARMVAFTFPDATLTLEALSLIREHRKDIPVLARARFASDVERLKRFGATVVINDEIEAARAVVEQGRIL, encoded by the coding sequence ATGCTCCCCCGCCTGTCTCCCATTCTCGCTGCTGCCGAGGGCTTGCCGCCACTGTTCACGCTGCTGGCGGTGATGTTAACGACGGTGGTGGTGGTGTCGCTGCTGCTGCTGAGGCTGCAGCAGTCCCTGCTGGCCGGCTACTTTATCTGCGGAGTTATCGTGGCGAACAGCGGGGTGCTGGATCTGCTGGGCGGTGGTGAATCTGAGGCGCGCATTGCCCAGATGTCCGAGTTCGGCGTGATGCTGCTGATGTTTACACTCGGCATGGAATTTTCCCTCAGCGACCTGCGATATGTCCGGCGGCTGGCCTTCGTCGGCGGCGGCTGGCAGATGGCGCTTTGCGGGGCCCTGGGCGGGATGGCAGCATGGCTGGGCGGCATCTCAATCACAGGCTCCATTTTACTGGCGGTCGCCCTGGCTATGAGCTCCACCGCCGTGAGCCTCAAGAGCTTTCAGGACTTGGGGCTGGAGTCCAGCACCGGCGCGCGCATGGCCCTCGCCGTGGCCATTTTCCAGGACCTTTTCATCATTGTCTTTTTCCTGGTGCTGCCTCTGCTGCTGCATGAGGGGCCTGCGGATGAAAGCCTGTGGCAGCGCATTGCTTCCCTGCTCGGTCGCGGTGGGCTCTTTGTTCTTCTCGCTGGGGTGGCGGCACGGTGGGTCATCCCGGCCTTGCTCAATGCGGTGACGCGTACTCGCAACCGCGAGCTATTCACCCTGAGCGTGATCGGCTCCTGCATCGGCCTGGCATTCATCGGCGGCCTCCTGCAACTCGGTTTGGCGCTGGGCGCTTTCGTCGCCGGTTTGGCCGTCAGTGAATCCATCTTCAAGCACCGCATCCTGGCCGACATCATGCCGATCAAGGACCTCTTTCTGACACTGTTTTTCGTGTCCGTGGGGCTGATGATTGATCTGCACGTGGCGGCTGTTTACTGGAAGCCCATCCTAGCCCTGACCGTGATGATGATGGTGGCCAAAGCCGGCCTCATTACCCTCATCGCCCGCAAGCTGGGGCTGGTGCATCGGCAGGCGCTGATGGCAGGCATCGGCCTGTGCAGCGCGGGCGAGTTTTCCCTGGTGCTTTTGCAAAAGGCAGGCGGTGCCGGGCTGTGGGATGCGGGCATGCAGCAGACCTTCATTGCCAGTGCCGCCCTGAGCATGGGGCTGCTCCCTGCCCTGATGCGTGCCGGTGGCCCCCTGGGTGCAAAGCTGGAAAAGCTGGGCTGGGGCAAAAAGAAACCCACCCTGCCAGACTCTGCGCCCATGCGCCAAAAGATGAGCGTTATGCACAATCACGCCATCATCTGTGGGTTTGGCCCCGTGGGGCAGCAACTCAACAAATCCCTGCATGATGAGGGTGTGGAAACCCTGGTGGTGGAGCTGAATGCCGAGACCGTGCGGCAACTGAAACGCCAGGGTCAGGCGGTGCTCTTTGCCGATGCTGCACATGCGGAAACCTGGGAACTTACCCGCCTGGCCCATGCCCGGATGGTCGCCTTTACGTTCCCTGATGCCACGTTGACCCTGGAGGCCCTGTCCCTGATCCGCGAGCACCGGAAGGACATTCCAGTGCTCGCGAGAGCACGTTTTGCCTCAGACGTGGAGAGGCTGAAGCGATTCGGAGCCACCGTCGTGATCAATGACGAGATCGAGGCGGCCCGCGCCGTGGTGGAGCAGGGCCGCATCCTCTAG
- a CDS encoding glycine zipper domain-containing protein gives MKRIFFSLIAASSLVSCATGPNAQTGTVVGALGGAAAGGIIGNQSGRGLEGAAIGAGLGALAGNAIGNSQDQRNYQRGRYYHNGRYYNQRGYRNSRYYYY, from the coding sequence ATGAAACGCATCTTCTTCAGTCTCATCGCAGCCTCCTCGCTGGTGTCCTGCGCGACCGGTCCCAATGCCCAAACGGGTACTGTCGTGGGCGCCCTTGGTGGCGCAGCCGCAGGTGGCATCATCGGCAATCAGAGTGGCCGTGGCCTGGAAGGCGCTGCCATCGGTGCCGGCCTTGGCGCCCTGGCTGGCAATGCCATCGGCAATTCCCAGGACCAGCGCAACTATCAGCGAGGCCGCTACTACCACAACGGCCGTTACTATAACCAGCGCGGCTACCGCAACAGCCGCTACTATTATTATTGA
- a CDS encoding PSD1 and planctomycete cytochrome C domain-containing protein — protein MHHIAFASRLFAALLAGLPLGVLLANEPTSADLDFFEKKVRPILIERCYECHSTESGKTKGSLAMDSKAALLQGGDNGPGLIAGEPDKSLIIEAIRYKNRDMQMPPKSALPPAEIKVLEEWVQRGAPDPRTQVVAQGPRKIDLDKGRQHWAFRPIAKVTPTSAKDHPVDSIITTKLAEKNLQLSPPADAVTLIRRMSYDLTGLPPTPAEVAEFKKAVALNREKAIRALIDRLLASPHYGEKWGRHWLDVARYADSNGLDENIALGTAWRYRDYVVRSFNADKPFDRFLIEQIAGDLLPAKTLADRHEQATATAFLNLGAKVLAEADKEKLIMDVVDEQIETTGRAFLGMTLGCVRCHDHKFDPISHEDYYALAGIFKSTRSFTEEMNGAISYWHETPIGGLDEFAAVKSAERALANKKKELSTAVAAAKKTPTPEAKAQVEAVMTAVEEVEKNLPDLPTVVGVKDDSKIKTTVPIHIRGSHLTLGKPIERGFPKVMQAALEPQARFPKEKSGRLELAQWLARPEHPLTARVIVNRVWTWHFGHGLARTPDNFGLLGDAPTHPELLDWLATWLPQNDWSLKDLHRLLLTSATYQQASAPSLEVDPENRLLHHFPIRRLQAEDIRDALLSVAGELDLSMGGKTVPLRNRQFVFNHTSKDATKYDSTRRALYLPIIRNNLYDLFQQFDYPDPTVSTGQRNSTIVSPQALLLMNSPIAEQSARAFAHRVAKEGPTVEQRLAQAIRLAYAREMNSADLARAQDFLTAADAMLASSINDHDQRQMRVWELLCQSLMMANEFIYLR, from the coding sequence ATGCATCACATTGCCTTTGCTTCCCGCTTGTTCGCGGCACTCCTGGCTGGTTTGCCTCTGGGAGTGCTGTTGGCCAATGAGCCGACCTCCGCCGATCTGGACTTCTTTGAAAAGAAGGTCCGCCCCATTCTCATCGAGCGCTGCTACGAGTGCCACTCCACTGAAAGTGGCAAAACCAAGGGCAGTCTGGCCATGGACTCCAAGGCAGCTCTGCTGCAAGGCGGCGATAATGGCCCTGGGCTGATCGCGGGCGAGCCGGACAAGAGCCTCATCATTGAGGCGATTCGTTACAAAAACCGCGACATGCAGATGCCACCGAAAAGTGCCCTGCCCCCAGCCGAAATCAAGGTGCTGGAAGAGTGGGTGCAGCGCGGTGCCCCAGATCCCCGCACCCAGGTGGTGGCCCAGGGCCCCCGCAAGATTGACCTGGACAAAGGCCGCCAGCATTGGGCCTTCCGCCCCATCGCCAAGGTGACGCCGACTTCTGCCAAGGACCATCCGGTGGACTCCATCATCACGACGAAACTCGCCGAGAAAAATCTGCAACTCTCCCCGCCAGCGGATGCCGTGACGCTGATCCGCCGCATGAGCTACGACCTCACTGGCCTGCCGCCCACACCTGCGGAGGTGGCTGAGTTTAAAAAGGCCGTGGCACTGAATCGTGAGAAGGCCATCCGCGCCCTCATTGACCGCCTGCTGGCCAGTCCGCACTACGGTGAAAAATGGGGCCGCCACTGGCTGGATGTGGCCCGTTATGCCGACTCCAACGGCCTCGATGAAAACATCGCCCTCGGCACCGCCTGGCGTTACCGCGACTATGTGGTGCGCAGCTTCAATGCGGACAAGCCCTTTGATCGTTTCCTGATCGAACAGATCGCCGGTGACCTCCTGCCTGCCAAGACTTTGGCAGATCGTCATGAGCAAGCCACCGCCACCGCCTTCCTGAACCTAGGGGCCAAAGTGCTGGCCGAGGCTGACAAGGAAAAGCTGATCATGGACGTGGTGGATGAGCAGATCGAAACCACCGGGCGCGCCTTTCTGGGCATGACCCTGGGCTGCGTGCGCTGCCACGATCACAAGTTCGACCCCATCTCCCACGAGGATTACTATGCGCTCGCGGGCATTTTTAAAAGCACCCGTTCTTTCACCGAAGAGATGAACGGAGCCATCTCCTACTGGCATGAAACTCCCATCGGCGGGCTGGATGAATTTGCCGCTGTGAAGTCTGCCGAACGTGCGCTGGCTAACAAAAAGAAGGAACTTTCTACCGCTGTGGCAGCCGCCAAAAAAACGCCCACGCCAGAAGCCAAGGCGCAGGTGGAGGCGGTGATGACCGCTGTGGAGGAAGTGGAGAAAAACCTGCCCGATCTGCCCACCGTCGTCGGGGTCAAGGACGACTCCAAAATCAAGACCACCGTGCCCATTCACATCCGTGGCAGCCACCTCACGCTGGGCAAGCCCATCGAACGAGGCTTCCCCAAAGTCATGCAGGCCGCCCTGGAACCGCAGGCCCGCTTTCCCAAGGAAAAAAGCGGCCGTCTGGAACTGGCCCAGTGGCTGGCCCGCCCGGAACATCCTCTGACCGCACGTGTCATTGTGAACCGTGTTTGGACCTGGCACTTCGGTCATGGCCTGGCCCGCACGCCCGACAACTTTGGCCTCCTGGGCGATGCCCCCACCCATCCTGAGCTGCTGGATTGGCTGGCCACCTGGCTGCCTCAGAATGACTGGAGCCTGAAGGACCTTCACCGCCTGCTCCTCACCAGCGCCACCTATCAACAGGCCAGCGCCCCCAGCCTGGAAGTGGACCCTGAAAACCGTCTGCTGCACCACTTCCCCATCCGTCGGCTCCAGGCCGAAGACATCCGCGATGCCCTGCTGAGCGTGGCCGGTGAACTGGACCTCAGCATGGGCGGCAAGACCGTGCCGCTGCGCAACCGCCAGTTCGTCTTCAACCACACCTCCAAGGATGCGACGAAGTACGACAGCACCCGCCGCGCCCTCTATCTGCCCATCATCCGCAACAACCTGTACGATCTCTTCCAGCAATTCGACTATCCGGATCCCACCGTCTCCACCGGCCAGCGCAACAGCACCATTGTCTCGCCTCAGGCTCTCCTGCTGATGAACAGCCCCATCGCGGAACAAAGTGCCCGTGCCTTTGCCCATCGCGTAGCCAAAGAAGGCCCTACGGTGGAACAGCGCCTCGCCCAGGCCATCCGCCTGGCTTATGCCCGCGAGATGAACTCCGCCGATCTCGCCCGGGCCCAGGACTTCCTCACCGCCGCCGATGCCATGCTGGCCTCCAGCATCAACGATCATGATCAACGGCAAATGCGCGTGTGGGAACTGCTGTGCCAGTCGCTCATGATGGCGAATGAGTTCATTTATCTGAGGTGA
- a CDS encoding SMP-30/gluconolactonase/LRE family protein: MITPEIVGTYTSVWGEGPLWDKNRLLYVDIETHKIISFNPVTGEEKIWDVGQRVGTVVAREQGGLLWAGDQGFFFLDEETGISTPIADPEPELADNRFNDGKCDPQGRLWAGTINLKKRQEASLYCLHTDLTVEKKFGPVTNSNGIIWSRDGATMFYIDTPRKKIRAFDFDGSTSAISNERVIWDTSADSSSPDGMTIDSEDRLWIAFCHGGKVVCFDPKTQAVVQQVDFPCVETTACAFGGPELRDLYVTTGVKGDLKEEAAGRLFVCRPGAQGVPSVAFAG, from the coding sequence ATGATCACACCTGAAATTGTCGGCACATACACATCCGTCTGGGGCGAGGGCCCGCTTTGGGACAAGAACCGTCTACTCTATGTGGACATCGAGACGCACAAGATCATCTCTTTCAATCCGGTGACCGGTGAAGAAAAGATCTGGGATGTGGGTCAGCGTGTCGGCACCGTAGTGGCGCGTGAGCAGGGCGGTCTCTTGTGGGCAGGCGACCAGGGCTTCTTTTTCCTGGATGAAGAGACGGGCATCAGCACACCGATTGCCGACCCCGAGCCTGAACTCGCCGACAACCGTTTCAACGATGGCAAATGCGATCCGCAGGGCCGTCTCTGGGCGGGAACGATCAACCTGAAGAAGCGCCAGGAAGCCTCCCTTTACTGCCTGCACACGGACCTCACGGTGGAAAAGAAATTTGGCCCAGTGACGAACTCCAACGGCATCATCTGGAGCCGCGATGGTGCGACGATGTTTTACATTGATACGCCAAGAAAAAAGATCCGCGCCTTTGATTTCGATGGCAGCACCTCCGCCATCAGCAACGAGCGTGTCATCTGGGATACGAGTGCTGATTCCAGCAGCCCGGACGGCATGACGATTGACAGCGAGGACCGTCTGTGGATCGCCTTCTGCCACGGTGGCAAAGTCGTTTGCTTTGACCCTAAAACCCAGGCCGTCGTTCAGCAGGTGGACTTCCCCTGCGTGGAAACCACCGCCTGTGCTTTTGGCGGACCCGAACTGCGGGATCTTTATGTCACGACCGGGGTGAAGGGAGACCTCAAAGAAGAAGCGGCAGGCCGTCTCTTCGTCTGCCGTCCAGGTGCCCAGGGCGTGCCGAGCGTGGCCTTTGCCGGATAA
- a CDS encoding prenyltransferase/squalene oxidase repeat-containing protein, translating into MSFRLEMLQVARVAPKLLGDSTELVARFLRSRFHPKGGVMDRDGKPDLYYTVFGLEGLLALQEKPPSELTRSWLGKHGDGEGHDFVHLCCLARCWATIGMDGLPEASRTSLAARIEKYRTPDGGYHQAPNRKNGSAYGCLIAWGAYQDLGLLPPDAMNIALCMDSLETPDGAWSNEPGIRLGSTTATSAMLSLYRHLQMPAPPASVEWLVRQCLPGGGFLAIPGAPIPDLLSTAVALHALSGNDAAIERVREPCLDFVDSLWSAEGGFHGNWTDDTLDPEYTYYGLLALGHLAL; encoded by the coding sequence ATGTCTTTCCGGCTCGAAATGCTCCAGGTGGCCCGCGTGGCTCCAAAGCTCCTGGGGGATTCCACGGAGCTCGTCGCGCGGTTCCTTCGCTCCCGCTTTCACCCGAAAGGCGGTGTCATGGACCGCGATGGCAAGCCGGACCTCTATTACACGGTCTTTGGCCTGGAAGGCCTGCTGGCTCTCCAGGAAAAGCCGCCCAGCGAATTGACACGCTCCTGGTTAGGCAAGCATGGCGATGGCGAGGGGCATGACTTCGTTCATCTCTGCTGCCTGGCCCGCTGCTGGGCCACGATTGGCATGGACGGCCTGCCGGAAGCCTCGCGCACTTCCCTGGCCGCCCGCATTGAAAAATACCGCACGCCTGATGGCGGCTATCACCAGGCCCCTAACCGCAAGAATGGCAGCGCCTACGGCTGTCTCATTGCCTGGGGAGCTTATCAGGATCTCGGCCTGCTGCCGCCAGATGCGATGAACATCGCCCTGTGCATGGACAGCCTGGAGACGCCCGACGGCGCGTGGTCAAACGAGCCCGGCATCCGTCTCGGCTCCACCACGGCCACCTCGGCCATGCTTTCCCTTTACCGTCATCTGCAAATGCCTGCGCCCCCGGCCAGTGTGGAGTGGCTCGTCCGGCAATGCCTCCCCGGCGGCGGTTTCCTGGCCATCCCTGGGGCTCCGATCCCTGATCTCCTCTCCACCGCTGTGGCCCTGCATGCGCTGTCCGGCAATGACGCCGCCATCGAACGCGTGCGCGAACCCTGCCTGGATTTTGTGGATAGCCTCTGGAGCGCCGAAGGCGGCTTCCACGGCAACTGGACCGACGACACCCTGGACCCGGAGTACACCTACTACGGCCTGCTCGCCCTCGGGCATCTGGCGTTGTAG
- a CDS encoding type II toxin-antitoxin system RelE/ParE family toxin: protein MSAWRIHPAAEQELEDAVDHYLGIDAKLAYSFDEHYRHYRDQICQNPFMFNVRRKDVRRVNLTPRFGEYYIAYMVWKEKVVILAVAHAKRRPYYWRNRILEGKDLL from the coding sequence ATGAGCGCTTGGCGGATCCATCCGGCAGCCGAACAAGAGTTGGAGGATGCTGTTGATCACTACCTCGGCATTGATGCCAAGCTGGCCTATTCATTCGACGAACACTATCGTCATTATCGCGATCAAATTTGTCAGAATCCCTTCATGTTCAATGTCCGCAGGAAGGACGTCCGGCGCGTTAATTTGACGCCACGATTTGGGGAATACTACATCGCTTACATGGTCTGGAAGGAAAAGGTGGTTATTCTTGCTGTCGCCCACGCCAAACGCCGTCCCTACTATTGGCGAAATCGCATTCTTGAAGGAAAGGATTTGTTGTAA
- a CDS encoding addiction module protein, which yields MTAAVEHIKKEIRSLGPDEIEALLRDLQNEYVLPPADDEAASIEAEWDAEIDRRMQDVIEGRVELISAEESDRRMDALFAKHGLERHSA from the coding sequence ATGACGGCTGCCGTTGAGCACATCAAAAAGGAGATCCGCAGTCTCGGTCCTGATGAGATCGAGGCCCTCCTGCGCGATCTCCAAAACGAGTACGTCCTGCCTCCAGCCGATGATGAAGCCGCCTCCATCGAAGCCGAATGGGACGCCGAAATAGACCGTCGCATGCAGGATGTCATCGAAGGCCGCGTGGAACTGATCTCCGCAGAGGAATCAGACCGCCGCATGGATGCCCTCTTTGCCAAACACGGGCTTGAGCGTCACAGCGCATGA